In Silene latifolia isolate original U9 population chromosome 3, ASM4854445v1, whole genome shotgun sequence, a single window of DNA contains:
- the LOC141648828 gene encoding uncharacterized protein LOC141648828: protein MTNERKKESNNTNDHIEEIVREHVVEVLFPHALTHSKKFVRDKDLYETFRKFKVNIPLLNLLKGVLRYAKFLKELCTPRRNPRKGTQKVRINEHVSAIFKKSLPKKCGDPGMFTIPCSIGEKSFTHAMLDLGASMNVMPYALYETLGLSPLNKTNVVIQLADRSNIYPKGMVEDVLVEVDHLTFTADFYVLDMEADSRATPILLGMPFMKTSKTKIDVSNGNLTMEFDGKKLTYNIDDAMR from the coding sequence ATGAcaaatgaaagaaagaaagaaagcaaCAACACCAATGATCATATTGAAGAGATCGTGAGAGAACATGTTGTGGAGGTACTTTTTCCTCATGCTCTCACACATTCTAAGAAGTTTGTAAGAGATAAGGATCTCTATGAAACCTTTAGGAAGTTTAAAGTAAACATCCCTTTACTTAATCTTTTAAAAGGTGTTCTgaggtatgcaaagtttctcaaggaactttgtACGCCTAGGAGAAACCCAAGGAAGGGAACCCAAAAAGTAAGGATAAATGAACATGTCTCCGCCATATTTAAAAAATCACTTCCAAAAAAGTGTGGCGATCCGGGGATGTTCACCATACCATGCTCTATTGGGGAAAAGAGTTTCACCCATGCTATGTTGGACCTTGGTGCATCAATGAATGTTATGCCCTATGCCCTCTATGAGACTTTGGGACTTTCACCTTTGAACAAAACCAACGTAGTGATCCAACTTGCTGATCGCTCAAACATATACCCAAAGGGAATGGTGgaggatgtgttggtagaggtaGATCACTTAACCTTCACGGCCGACTTCTATGTTCTTGATATGGAAGCCGACTCGAGGGCCACTCCAATCCTTTTGGGGATGCCTTTCATGAAAACCTCTAAAACAAAGATTGATGTGTCTAATGGGAACCTCACTATGGAATTTGACGGAAAGAAACTCACATACAACATCGATGATGCTATGAGATAA